Within Vigna unguiculata cultivar IT97K-499-35 chromosome 2, ASM411807v1, whole genome shotgun sequence, the genomic segment AAATGAACTAATAATAGCATCAATTTATCACTGGATTGAACAATTACGGAGTACCGGTAAGTATGAATACCGTAAGTTGGTccaaaactatatttttaacattcttGAAACTTGGACATGATGAAATTCTTTCTAGTATTGGAGAAACAAATGACGGAAGTTCACCTAAGCAATGCCTTGTATTAACGTTCCTAGTCTGCAAAGccaaataaaatggaaagagAGTATAGATTAATCAATCTTCTCACAATACTCAGCAGCCTATTTGTTATAATATAGCACATTTCCAACTTGTTTGGAATAAGATCTTCAATCtcataaagtaattatttagtTGTCTGGAAAAAAGGTTGGATTTAGGCACAATAATGAGAAATCCAAGTAATGCTTCAAACTCACATCATAACGAAACTCATAACCGTAGTGTTGAACCCTTCTTTTTGCAAGACTGTTCCAATGCCTGCAGTCAACAGCCTGAAGCAGTTCCTGAGAAGATATAAAAGACCAAAATTTGTACAGGAAGCACCAACATAAGTAAAAAACTATTTCAAACAGATCAATGCAAGAAAAATGCAAACATGGTAAGCTAAACAATTTGCATTGATACGGAATGAAAAGATTCATAACCTCTTCTTCTTTAGCACTAATGAAGTCTTGAATTAGGTAAAGGCCTGGAATGCTCACTTCTGATGCAGAGATAGATACAGGAACCAAGTCACTAGCTTGATCCTGAACAGACATGTTAACTCATAAGTACTAGCATAAAGAATAATTCCACAAACCACCATTGCTTGTTAGAAATGCATACCTCCTCCTTCCTTACCttgttaatttaaaacaattttaataaacttatgGGCTATCAAGCCCGGACCCACCATATCAATGGTGTGTCCTGTGTCCAACATGAATCGGACACCGACACATATACATACTCGTACGACACTCAGTAAAGTGTCCAATTTGAAAGACATCCTTTTGTCTTTGACATGATTTTGACATGACTCCAAGACAATGTTAATAACCAAAAATTCAAACATTTTCTAAAAAACTCATAAACTTGTAAACTTATTacataagtttttattatgattataaaaataaggaaaatacCTGATATGATCACTATTTTTCACTTCTTTTGGATATTAGAAAGGTagattaaattcattttttgtgttagttgaAAGTTTGAAACTAATATATCCCGTgtcttatgtttttttaatttagtcgtGTATCCGTGTCTGTGTCGTATCTTAATTCAGGTTTCATAGCTTATGGTGTGGTCTGTACATGGAAGCTACTTTAAAGAACATAtcaaagatgatttttttactGATTGACTGTTTAAAAACCTTCACACTAATAGTTTATAAAAAGTTAAGCTTTATgaataatacataaaataagGAGTGGCATGAATCGTCAACCAATAAAAATCATCATAAGCATGACTCTTCGAGTAGTCATTCCAAAAGGTAACAAACTTACTGTACACAACAATTTTGCCATTGAAGGAAATTGCATCCATTATATAAAGTCAATATAAGAGAGAATTTTTACAACATAATCCAATTTTAACTTATGAAGAAATCAacttcactttttttcttcttatttttgtcTCCTAGAAGTCCTTATGGAAAATCTTGTCCAAACATACTCTATTGTTCCAATCAAATAGAATGTAAATGTAATAATCCAAATAAGCTGTAATAATTAGCCAGCCTTAAATATAAACATGAACCAATTTACAGTGAAATGAGTGGTGTTAGTAATAGTACCTGTGTTGTTGGCTGAAGCACAGAATAACGGATATGCATGGATCGACCTCCAAGTTCAGGACATGGGCGTCCATGTAATGCCTTCAAGGCAGCTTGTGCAGAACCCTCTTCAGCATACGCCACAATGACACGTGTCCCACTCTCATCTGCTGCATAAACTCCCTTAAGCTCTCCAAATTTGCAGAACACAGATGCAATGTTATCATCGGAAATCCCCACTGCGGGCCCACAATTGGCCACGTAAAGGTTCGAACTCAACTCACCATCATTCTTGGGACGCCCAAACCTTGGCAAACCCATATCAATACCCACAAAGAAGCTGCATAAATAAATCAGACAATCTTCATTAGAATCATCGAAGACTTGTTTTGGTTCGACCCAGTTGAGGATCAGGGAAAACTATAATAGAATAATATGAATACGCACTTCCAGTGATGAGGGTAAGAATCAAGTTTCAATTTTGCCGAATCCAAG encodes:
- the LOC114173430 gene encoding alkylated DNA repair protein ALKBH8 homolog isoform X3 gives rise to the protein MSLIAQHTQQVRLDSAKLKLDSYPHHWNFFVGIDMGLPRFGRPKNDGELSSNLYVANCGPAVGISDDNIASVFCKFGELKGVYAADESGTRVIVAYAEEGSAQAALKALHGRPCPELGGRSMHIRYSVLQPTTQDQASDLVPVSISASEVSIPGLYLIQDFISAKEEEELLQAVDCRHWNSLAKRRVQHYGYEFRYDTRNVNTRHCLGPCIMEFRRYENGDRLPKVASSSIAKAENTEDQSNFIRRAIYLPPRSLLLLSGEARYAWHHYIPHHKIDKVNGNIIRRASRRVSFTFRKVRAGLCKCEFPQYCDSQR
- the LOC114173430 gene encoding alkylated DNA repair protein ALKBH8 homolog isoform X1 translates to MSLIAQHTQQVRLDSAKLKLDSYPHHWNFFVGIDMGLPRFGRPKNDGELSSNLYVANCGPAVGISDDNIASVFCKFGELKGVYAADESGTRVIVAYAEEGSAQAALKALHGRPCPELGGRSMHIRYSVLQPTTQDQASDLVPVSISASEVSIPGLYLIQDFISAKEEEELLQAVDCRHWNSLAKRRVQHYGYEFRYDTRNVNTRHCLGELPSFVSPILERISSCPSFKNVKNIVLDQLTVNEYPPGVGLSPHIDTHSAFEDLIFSLSLSGPCIMEFRRYENGDRLPKVASSSIAKAENTEDQSNFIRRAIYLPPRSLLLLSGEARYAWHHYIPHHKIDKVNGNIIRRASRRVSFTFRKVRAGLCKCEFPQYCDSQR
- the LOC114173430 gene encoding alkylated DNA repair protein ALKBH8 homolog isoform X2, with product MSLIAQHTQQVRLDSAKLKLDSYPHHWNFFVGIDMGLPRFGRPKNDGELSSNLYVANCGPAVGISDDNIASVFCKFGELKGVYAADESGTRVIVAYAEEGSAQAALKALHGRPCPELGGRSMHIRYSVLQPTTQDQASDLVPVSISASEVSIPGLYLIQDFISAKEEEELLQAVDCRHWNSLAKRRVQHYGYEFRYDTRNVNTRHCLGELPSFVSPILERISSCPSFKNVKNIVLDQLTVFILTGPCIMEFRRYENGDRLPKVASSSIAKAENTEDQSNFIRRAIYLPPRSLLLLSGEARYAWHHYIPHHKIDKVNGNIIRRASRRVSFTFRKVRAGLCKCEFPQYCDSQR